One genomic segment of Oenanthe melanoleuca isolate GR-GAL-2019-014 chromosome 5, OMel1.0, whole genome shotgun sequence includes these proteins:
- the LOC130254251 gene encoding galectin-related protein A-like isoform X2, with amino-acid sequence MTEERCAKVEQYVGEIKGGLRPTMKLTIIGMVHSKPKSFSVTLLCDPVDANKDVGLLFTVNFSEKSITRNARIAGKWGREEKTIPYFPFTAGDTFKMELLCEHQQIRVLLDGRQLCDFTHRIQPLNLVKALRISGDIKLTKVA; translated from the exons ATGACAGAGGAGAGGTGTGCCAAA GTGGAGCAATATGTTGGTGAAATTAAAGGTGGCCTGAGACCAACCATGAAACTCACAATCATAGGCATGGTACACTCCAAACCCAAGAG cttttcagtgaCTCTGCTCTGTGATCCGGTGGATGCCAACAAAGACGTTGGGCTGTTATTTACAGTTAACTTCAGTGAGAAATCCATCACCCGAAATGCACGAAttgctgggaaatggggaagagaagagaagactATTCCCTACTTTCCATTCACAGCAGGCGACACGTTCAAG ATGGAGCTCTTATGTGAACACCAGCAGATACGAGTGTTGCTTGACGGACGGCAGCTCTGTGACTTCACTCACCGCATTCAGCCTCTGAACCTGGTGAAGGCTTTGCGGATCTCCGGGGACATCAAGCTTACCAAAGTGGCTTGA
- the LOC130254251 gene encoding galectin-related protein A-like isoform X1 — MTHCSHFHCFLQVEQYVGEIKGGLRPTMKLTIIGMVHSKPKSFSVTLLCDPVDANKDVGLLFTVNFSEKSITRNARIAGKWGREEKTIPYFPFTAGDTFKMELLCEHQQIRVLLDGRQLCDFTHRIQPLNLVKALRISGDIKLTKVA, encoded by the exons ATGACCCACTGCAGCCATTTTCACTGTTTCCTGCAGGTGGAGCAATATGTTGGTGAAATTAAAGGTGGCCTGAGACCAACCATGAAACTCACAATCATAGGCATGGTACACTCCAAACCCAAGAG cttttcagtgaCTCTGCTCTGTGATCCGGTGGATGCCAACAAAGACGTTGGGCTGTTATTTACAGTTAACTTCAGTGAGAAATCCATCACCCGAAATGCACGAAttgctgggaaatggggaagagaagagaagactATTCCCTACTTTCCATTCACAGCAGGCGACACGTTCAAG ATGGAGCTCTTATGTGAACACCAGCAGATACGAGTGTTGCTTGACGGACGGCAGCTCTGTGACTTCACTCACCGCATTCAGCCTCTGAACCTGGTGAAGGCTTTGCGGATCTCCGGGGACATCAAGCTTACCAAAGTGGCTTGA
- the PLEK2 gene encoding pleckstrin-2: protein MEEEAGVLKEGFLVKRGHVVRNWKVRWFVLLQDKLLYYKIEGGKKEPSPKGRILLDGCTITCPCLEYENRPLLIKLKTKTNTDYFLECCSREERDSWALDITGAIHAGHPVQVQELHKMKNSFKLLENISLHNIVERMYDSSTGIKLTRNLDQGNRYKETFTGSALVDWLISNSFAVSRFEAVTLASMLMDENFIRPVGVRSTEATRSSDPSEKFLDDSTALYMFAESSKKNTSSKEEVHFNISELSGTIVKQGFLVKQGHKRKNWKVRKFVLRADPAFLHYYDPTKEDNKPVGGFSLRGCLVSALEDNGVPAGVKGNVQGNLFKIITKNDIHYYIQASSKAERVQWIEAIKPLT from the exons GGGCATGTTGTTCGTAACTGGAAAGTGAGATGGTTCGTTCTGCTTCAGGATAAGCTGCTGTATTACAAAATTGAAGGAGGCAAGAAGGAGCCTTCTCCAAAGGGAAGGATCCTTTTGGATGGCTGCACTATTACTTGTCCATGCCTGGAATATGAGAACAGACCG CTACTCATCAAACTAAAGACAAAAACCAATACAGACTATTTCCTTGAATGTTGCTCCAGGGAGGAACGTGACTCCTGGGCTTTGGACATCACTGGAGCTATTCATGCTGGTCATCCAGTACAGGTACAAGAACTTCACAAAATGAAGAACTCTTTCAAACTGCTAGAAAATATCAGCCTCCA CAACATAGTGGAGAGAATGTATGACAGCAGTACTGGAATTAAGCTGACCCGCAACTTGGATCAAGGAAACAGATATAAAGAGACCTTCACAG GTTCTGCCCTGGTGGACTGGCTCATCTCCAACAGCTTTGCCGTGTCACGCTTCGAGGCCGTCACCTTGGCGTCCATGCTGATGGATGAGAACTTCATCAGGCCCGTGGGGGTGCGCAGCACCGAGGCCACGCGCTCCAGCGACCCCTCGGAGAAGTTCCTGGACGACTCCACCGCCCTGTACATGTTT GCTGAGAGCAGTAAGAAAAATACCAGTTCCAAGGAAGAGGtgcattttaacatttctgaattAAGTGGCACAATTGTGAAGCAAGGATTCTTAGTGAAACAG GGGCACAAGAGGAAAAACTGGAAGGtgagaaaatttgttttgagAGCTGATCCTGCTTTTTTGCACTACTATGATCCCACCAAG gAAGATAACAAACCAGTAGGTGGATTCTCTCTTCGTGGGTGTCTTGTCTCAGCTCTGGAGGACAACGGAGTCCCAGCAG gagTGAAGGGCAATGTGCAAGGCAACCTTTTCAAAATCATCACCAAGAATGACATTCATTATTACATCCAGGCCAGCTCCAAGGCAGAGCGAGTGCAGTGGATTGAGGCAATCAAACCACTGACATGA